A stretch of Pseudolysobacter antarcticus DNA encodes these proteins:
- the glyS gene encoding glycine--tRNA ligase subunit beta: MSELKSLLIEIGTEELPPKALDDLAAAFVAGIVDGLTKRGISADTSNAKLFATPRRLAVLVPHVATEQPEQTSERRGPAMNAALDASGQPSKALIGFAQSCSVTVEQLQKLETDKGAWFVHRAVKPGQPTAALMQEIVIEALKALPIPKAMRWGDHDFSFVRPVHWLVILHGEQVIDAEIFGIKSDRFSRGHRFMAPEKFDVVSADLYQTKLLEKKVIANPIDRRNKVASVVEQTINALGLAFVEPVALTAEVSNLVEWPVAIHGTFDQAFLDVPSEALIATMQNNQKFFPVFDANNKLTEHFIGVANIESKDPAEIRKGYERVIRPRFADAKFFYDEDRKQPLEAQLEALKSVTYQQSLGSVWDKSMRVAELARVIANRVGVDAALATRAAALSKCDLMTRMVGEFPELQGVMGRYYASQGAKPEHADVAQALDEFYAPRFAGDNIAQGKLAQVIAVAERVDTLAGIFAVGQKPSGNKDPFALRRAALGLARTLIEAKLDLDLRGLLSEAFALLPEAALQAGLPRGKDGKTAILDAGARRTELAAEILDFILDRLRGYYADQGISGDVFEAVRAVEPATLSDFDQRMHAVVEFAKLPEAQALAAANKRIGNILRQADASEIGVIDSAQLEAGAEADLHTAVTAASSAIKPLLATRSYVDVLKHLADLRAPVDAFFEGVMVMVHDAAKRRNRLSLLAQLRRMFLEVADISLLHNVA; this comes from the coding sequence ATGTCTGAACTCAAATCTTTATTGATCGAAATCGGCACCGAAGAACTGCCGCCGAAAGCTTTGGATGATCTTGCCGCAGCCTTTGTCGCTGGCATTGTCGATGGCCTGACCAAGCGCGGCATCTCTGCCGATACGAGCAATGCAAAGCTTTTTGCGACGCCGCGCCGACTTGCCGTGCTGGTGCCGCATGTGGCGACGGAACAGCCCGAACAAACTTCGGAACGCCGCGGCCCAGCCATGAACGCCGCCCTCGATGCGAGTGGCCAGCCGAGCAAGGCGCTGATCGGTTTTGCGCAAAGTTGTAGTGTCACGGTCGAGCAATTGCAGAAACTCGAAACCGACAAGGGTGCGTGGTTTGTACATCGTGCGGTGAAGCCTGGCCAGCCGACCGCGGCATTGATGCAGGAGATCGTGATCGAAGCCCTGAAAGCACTGCCGATTCCGAAAGCGATGCGCTGGGGCGATCACGATTTCAGCTTTGTGCGGCCGGTACATTGGCTCGTGATTCTGCACGGCGAGCAGGTGATCGATGCAGAAATCTTCGGCATCAAATCGGATCGTTTTTCGCGCGGGCATCGTTTCATGGCGCCGGAAAAATTCGATGTGGTTTCCGCCGATTTGTACCAAACCAAATTGCTGGAAAAAAAGGTCATCGCTAATCCGATTGATCGCCGCAATAAGGTCGCATCGGTGGTCGAGCAAACGATCAATGCGTTGGGCCTGGCATTTGTCGAACCGGTCGCATTGACTGCTGAAGTCTCGAATCTGGTTGAATGGCCAGTCGCGATTCATGGCACGTTCGATCAAGCATTTCTCGACGTGCCGAGCGAGGCATTGATCGCGACGATGCAGAACAACCAGAAATTTTTTCCGGTGTTCGATGCAAACAATAAACTGACCGAACATTTCATCGGCGTCGCAAATATCGAATCAAAAGATCCGGCGGAAATTCGCAAAGGTTATGAACGCGTAATTCGTCCGCGCTTTGCCGATGCGAAATTCTTCTACGACGAAGACCGCAAACAACCGCTCGAAGCGCAGCTCGAAGCCTTGAAGTCGGTGACGTATCAGCAGTCGCTGGGTTCGGTCTGGGACAAGAGCATGCGTGTGGCCGAACTCGCGCGCGTGATCGCGAATCGTGTCGGTGTAGACGCGGCGCTCGCAACACGCGCGGCAGCATTGTCGAAATGCGATCTGATGACACGCATGGTCGGCGAATTTCCCGAGCTGCAAGGCGTGATGGGGCGTTATTACGCGAGCCAAGGCGCCAAGCCCGAACATGCCGATGTCGCGCAGGCGCTTGATGAATTTTATGCGCCGCGTTTTGCTGGCGACAACATCGCGCAAGGCAAACTTGCGCAGGTGATTGCCGTCGCCGAACGTGTTGATACTCTCGCTGGAATTTTCGCAGTCGGGCAAAAGCCGAGCGGCAACAAGGATCCGTTTGCGCTGCGTCGCGCCGCACTCGGATTGGCGCGCACCTTGATTGAAGCAAAGCTCGATCTGGATCTGCGCGGACTGCTCAGCGAAGCATTTGCGTTGCTGCCGGAAGCAGCATTGCAAGCTGGTTTGCCGCGTGGCAAGGATGGCAAAACCGCGATACTTGATGCGGGCGCACGACGCACCGAACTCGCCGCAGAAATTCTCGATTTCATCCTCGATCGTTTGCGTGGTTATTACGCCGACCAGGGCATAAGCGGCGATGTATTCGAAGCGGTACGCGCGGTGGAACCGGCCACGTTATCGGACTTCGATCAGCGCATGCATGCCGTCGTCGAATTCGCCAAACTGCCGGAAGCACAAGCACTCGCCGCCGCCAACAAACGTATCGGCAATATCCTGCGCCAGGCCGATGCGAGCGAAATCGGCGTTATCGATTCCGCGCAGCTTGAAGCCGGTGCCGAAGCGGATTTGCATACAGCCGTCACCGCGGCATCGAGTGCGATAAAACCGCTGCTCGCGACACGTTCATACGTCGATGTGCTCAAACATCTGGCGGATTTGCGCGCGCCGGTAGATGCGTTTTTTGAGGGAGTGATGGTGATGGTCCACGACGCGGCGAAACGCCGCAATCGCCTGAGCCTGCTCGCGCAATTGCGCCGCATGTTTCTCGAAGTTGCGGATATTTCACTGCTGCACAACGTTGCGTGA
- the glyQ gene encoding glycine--tRNA ligase subunit alpha encodes MSGLTFQDVIQTLNRYWGEQGCVLIQPFDTEVGAGTFHPATFLRALGPEPWRAAYVQPCRRPTDGRYGENPNRLQHYYQYQVALKPNPDNILELYIDSLKALGIDPLVHDLRFVEDNWESPTLGAWGLGWEVWLNGMEVTQFTYFQQAGGLECKPVLGEITYGLERLVMYLQNVDSIYDIVWTTAPHGPVTYGDVFHQNEVEQSTYNFEHANVAALFGWFDTCESEAKKLVEAGLPLPAYEQVCKASHAFNLLDARRAISVTERQRYILRVRTLSRAVAEAYYAQREKLGFPGLKKPAANGKEQAHV; translated from the coding sequence ATGTCCGGCCTGACTTTTCAAGATGTAATCCAGACTCTCAACCGCTACTGGGGCGAGCAAGGCTGTGTGCTGATCCAGCCGTTCGATACCGAAGTCGGCGCGGGTACGTTTCATCCCGCCACGTTCTTGCGCGCGCTCGGGCCGGAGCCGTGGCGCGCCGCGTACGTGCAGCCGTGCCGCCGACCGACCGATGGTCGTTATGGCGAAAATCCAAATCGCCTGCAGCATTATTACCAGTACCAGGTGGCGCTGAAACCGAACCCGGACAATATTCTGGAGTTGTATATCGATTCGCTGAAAGCGCTCGGCATCGATCCGCTCGTGCACGATTTGCGTTTCGTCGAGGACAACTGGGAATCACCGACCTTGGGCGCGTGGGGACTCGGCTGGGAAGTCTGGCTCAACGGCATGGAAGTCACGCAGTTCACGTATTTCCAGCAGGCCGGTGGCCTCGAATGCAAACCGGTGCTCGGCGAAATCACCTACGGCCTCGAACGCCTCGTGATGTATCTGCAGAACGTCGACAGCATCTACGACATCGTCTGGACAACCGCACCACATGGGCCGGTAACTTACGGCGATGTATTCCATCAGAACGAAGTGGAACAGAGCACCTACAATTTCGAACACGCGAATGTGGCGGCATTGTTCGGCTGGTTCGATACCTGTGAAAGCGAGGCAAAAAAACTTGTCGAGGCCGGTTTGCCATTGCCCGCTTACGAGCAGGTTTGCAAAGCCAGCCACGCCTTTAATCTGCTCGATGCGCGCCGCGCGATTTCCGTGACCGAACGCCAGCGCTACATTCTGCGTGTGCGCACGTTGTCACGCGCCGTGGCCGAAGCGTATTACGCGCAACGCGAAAAACTCGGCTTTCCGGGATTGAAGAAACCTGCTGCGAACGGCAAGGAGCAGGCGCATGTCTGA
- a CDS encoding GspE/PulE family protein, whose product MATLPQATVLSAADTLAPGIGLHRRLELEPVLATLIVDGLIVAEDAKRVRADVRTQRGRLELHPLVLIANLKLANARQPGKPLSLETLTQWLAEKAGLPYLKIDPMKIDAAVVTQVVSQAYANRYRILPVAVTELQVVFATAEPFDMRWLSDLGHILRRDVQRVVASPIDINRYLTEFYGVQRSIQRARDAKSNSDVPDGRGILNFEQLVELGKSGEVGADDRHVVHIVDWLLQYAFEQRASDIHLEPRRDTSQIRFRIDGVMHKVFELPTPVMVAVTSRIKILGRMDVAEKRRPQDGRIKTRSVGGREVELRLSSMPTAFGEKIVMRIFDPDVVVKEFSQLGFSPTEAEAWRVMVERPHGIVLVTGPTGSGKTTTLYSTLKYLATPDINVCTVEDPIEMVAPEFNQMQVQMAIDLDFAAGVRTLLRQDPDIIMVGEIRDLETAQMAVQASLTGHLVLSTLHTNDAPSAITRLLDLGVPYYLLQSTLTGIVAQRLVRTLCPHCKVETKLDAQDWQGLVGRWNLPLPARGFMHKGCLECRRTGFLGRTGIYEMLSITPPLRQQIQAATDLSKLGEIALAQGMRPLRVSAAAQVARGVTTIAEVAGVLPPID is encoded by the coding sequence ATGGCCACATTACCGCAAGCTACCGTTCTGTCCGCCGCCGATACGCTGGCGCCCGGCATCGGTTTGCATCGACGCCTGGAACTGGAACCGGTGCTGGCCACGCTGATCGTCGATGGCCTGATCGTGGCCGAAGATGCCAAGCGCGTGCGCGCCGATGTGCGTACTCAGCGCGGTCGGCTCGAACTGCATCCGCTGGTGTTGATCGCCAATCTCAAACTCGCGAATGCGCGTCAGCCGGGCAAGCCGCTGAGTCTGGAGACGCTTACGCAATGGCTGGCCGAGAAGGCCGGTTTGCCGTATCTGAAAATCGATCCGATGAAGATCGATGCTGCCGTGGTCACGCAAGTGGTGTCGCAGGCGTACGCCAATCGTTATCGCATCCTGCCGGTGGCGGTGACCGAGTTGCAGGTGGTGTTTGCCACCGCCGAACCGTTCGACATGCGCTGGCTCAGCGATCTCGGCCACATCCTGCGCCGCGATGTGCAGCGCGTGGTCGCGAGCCCGATCGACATCAATCGTTACCTCACCGAATTCTACGGTGTGCAGCGCTCGATCCAGCGCGCGCGCGATGCCAAGAGCAATAGCGATGTGCCCGATGGTCGTGGCATCCTGAATTTCGAGCAGCTGGTTGAGCTCGGCAAATCCGGCGAAGTCGGTGCCGACGATCGTCATGTCGTGCACATCGTCGACTGGCTGCTGCAATACGCGTTCGAACAGCGCGCGTCGGATATCCATTTGGAGCCACGCCGCGATACCAGCCAGATTCGTTTCCGCATCGATGGCGTGATGCACAAGGTGTTCGAGTTGCCGACGCCGGTGATGGTGGCGGTGACCTCGCGCATCAAGATTCTCGGGCGCATGGACGTCGCCGAAAAACGCCGGCCGCAGGATGGTCGTATCAAGACGCGCTCCGTTGGCGGGCGCGAAGTCGAGTTGCGTCTGTCGAGCATGCCGACCGCGTTCGGCGAAAAAATCGTGATGCGTATTTTCGATCCCGATGTCGTCGTCAAGGAATTTTCGCAGCTCGGTTTCAGTCCGACCGAAGCCGAAGCTTGGCGCGTGATGGTCGAGCGTCCGCACGGTATCGTGCTCGTGACCGGCCCGACCGGTTCGGGCAAAACCACGACGTTGTATTCAACGCTGAAATATCTCGCCACGCCGGACATCAACGTCTGCACGGTCGAGGATCCGATCGAAATGGTCGCGCCCGAATTCAACCAGATGCAGGTGCAGATGGCGATCGATCTGGACTTCGCCGCCGGCGTGCGCACGCTGCTGCGACAAGATCCCGACATCATCATGGTCGGCGAAATCCGCGATCTCGAAACCGCACAAATGGCGGTGCAGGCATCGCTGACCGGTCACCTGGTTTTATCCACGCTGCATACCAACGATGCGCCGTCGGCGATCACGCGTTTGCTCGATCTCGGCGTGCCGTATTACCTGCTGCAATCCACGCTCACCGGCATTGTCGCGCAGCGTTTGGTGCGTACCTTGTGCCCGCATTGCAAAGTCGAAACCAAGCTTGATGCGCAGGACTGGCAAGGCCTGGTCGGACGTTGGAATCTGCCGTTGCCAGCGCGCGGATTCATGCACAAAGGTTGCCTGGAATGTCGTCGCACCGGTTTTCTCGGGCGTACCGGAATCTATGAAATGTTGTCGATCACACCACCGTTGCGGCAGCAGATTCAGGCCGCGACCGATCTCAGCAAGCTCGGCGAAATCGCGCTCGCGCAAGGCATGCGACCGCTGCGTGTGAGTGCCGCAGCGCAAGTCGCGCGTGGTGTAACCACGATCGCGGAAGTGGCTGGCGTACTGCCGCCGATCGATTGA
- a CDS encoding IS5 family transposase (programmed frameshift), producing MRSTYPSDISRAQFEQIHPLLESARKKTSPRRVDLYEVFCAVRYLLKSGCQWRMLPTEFPKWRTVHSYFSIWSEPDENGISLLERALKKNQVGAVRIKQGRNAMTSFLIVDAQSVKNTDTATHKGYDAGKKVSGIKRHIAVDTQGLPHAIAVTTAEVTDRKGALQAIDRCQANLHRVQSVLADGGYVGQPFAEAVQGAIGATVQIAQRNELHTFAVIPKRWVVERSFAWLEKCRRLWKNCERKLNTSLQFIHLAFLTLLLKRL from the exons ATGAGATCAACCTATCCGAGTGACATCAGTCGCGCCCAGTTTGAGCAAATTCATCCTTTGCTGGAAAGCGCACGCAAGAAGACCAGCCCGCGTCGGGTGGATCTGTACGAGGTATTTTGCGCGGTCCGCTACCTCCTCAAAAGCGGCTGCCAGTGGCGCATGCTGCCCACGGAGTTTCCGAAATGGCGAACGGTGCATTCGTACTTTTCGATCTGGAGCGAGCCTGACGAGAACGGCATCAGCCTGCTGGAGCGGGCGTTAAA AAAAAATCAGGTGGGCGCGGTGCGTATCAAGCAGGGGCGCAACGCCATGACGAGCTTCTTGATCGTTGATGCACAAAGCGTAAAGAACACCGACACGGCGACGCATAAGGGCTACGATGCCGGCAAGAAGGTCTCGGGGATCAAGCGGCATATTGCCGTGGATACGCAGGGACTGCCTCACGCTATTGCGGTGACTACAGCGGAAGTCACCGATCGCAAGGGCGCCTTGCAGGCGATAGATCGATGTCAGGCAAACCTACATCGGGTACAAAGTGTCCTAGCGGATGGCGGCTACGTCGGCCAGCCCTTTGCCGAAGCGGTCCAAGGCGCCATCGGTGCCACCGTGCAGATCGCCCAACGCAATGAATTGCATACCTTCGCCGTTATCCCGAAGCGGTGGGTGGTCGAGCGCTCCTTCGCCTGGTTGGAGAAATGCCGACGACTCTGGAAGAACTGCGAGCGCAAGCTCAATACCAGCCTCCAGTTCATTCACCTTGCCTTCCTCACGCTACTGCTCAAAAGACTTTGA
- a CDS encoding glutamine amidotransferase: MNLDDNLTSVPNSVFDRIEHSRLPVSLVRDSLPVLIIQTGTALPHLRARHRDFPHWFRTGLKLHARHVTVTHVERGEKLPDARRFGAAIITGSGAMVTDRHDWSERTAEWLRGAMQQQLPLFGVCYGHQLMAHALGGEVGYNPRGREMGTIDIDAHDAARSDDLFSPLGSRFRAHATHLQSVLKPPRDAVVLARSALEDCHALRYSRRAWSVQFHPEFSTHAMRGYIHKRTPELKQEGFDADALLGSVKPCPDARRLLRRFLRLARN, encoded by the coding sequence ATGAACCTTGATGACAACCTGACCTCCGTGCCGAACAGCGTTTTTGATCGCATCGAGCATTCTCGACTGCCGGTTTCGCTAGTGCGCGATTCATTGCCGGTGCTGATCATTCAAACCGGCACGGCGTTGCCGCATTTGCGCGCACGCCATCGCGATTTCCCGCACTGGTTTCGTACTGGCCTTAAACTGCATGCACGGCACGTTACCGTGACGCATGTCGAGCGCGGTGAAAAGTTGCCGGATGCGCGCCGTTTTGGTGCGGCGATCATCACCGGCTCCGGCGCGATGGTGACCGATCGTCACGACTGGAGCGAGCGCACCGCCGAATGGTTGCGCGGCGCGATGCAGCAGCAGCTGCCATTGTTCGGTGTGTGCTACGGTCATCAGCTTATGGCGCACGCGCTGGGCGGCGAGGTGGGATATAACCCGCGTGGCCGCGAGATGGGAACAATCGATATCGACGCACATGATGCCGCGCGCAGCGACGATCTATTCAGCCCGCTCGGATCGCGCTTCCGCGCTCACGCGACACATCTGCAAAGCGTATTGAAACCGCCGCGCGATGCCGTCGTGCTGGCACGCTCGGCACTCGAAGATTGCCATGCATTGCGCTATTCGCGACGCGCTTGGAGTGTGCAATTCCATCCCGAATTCAGCACACATGCGATGCGCGGTTACATCCACAAACGCACGCCCGAACTGAAACAGGAAGGCTTCGATGCCGACGCGTTATTGGGTTCGGTAAAACCTTGCCCCGATGCACGCCGTTTGCTGCGGCGTTTCCTGCGCCTGGCGCGCAATTGA
- a CDS encoding BPSS1780 family membrane protein, which yields MSFRQVDVNNSVGWLSKGWEIFSKNPGVWILMALVSFVIFVLLFFIPLLGQLAAAILGTLLYAGMIHAASEQDAGRSIDLNHLFRAFQDSSKLSPLVILSLIAVAGAVLSLVLGFLFLGGALGAAAIGGATNSGGLAVGALLGGGLLWVLLSMVIKLAVSALMFFAVPRIMLEGGDPIVAAKDSLNAVLANIGPMLIFGLIVIVLSIVAAIPLFLGWLVLMPVLACANYAAYQNVYGSVMSLPPTEPTPPTPPSEPPAV from the coding sequence ATGAGTTTTCGCCAAGTCGATGTGAACAATAGTGTGGGGTGGCTGAGTAAAGGCTGGGAGATTTTCAGCAAGAATCCGGGCGTGTGGATTCTCATGGCGCTGGTCAGCTTCGTGATCTTTGTACTGCTGTTTTTCATTCCGTTGCTCGGCCAGCTTGCCGCAGCGATTCTCGGCACCTTGCTGTATGCCGGAATGATCCATGCCGCGAGCGAACAGGACGCGGGGCGCAGCATCGACCTGAATCATCTGTTCCGTGCTTTTCAGGATTCGAGCAAGTTGTCGCCGCTCGTCATCCTGAGTTTGATCGCGGTGGCCGGCGCGGTGTTGAGCCTGGTGCTCGGCTTTTTGTTTCTCGGCGGCGCGCTCGGCGCAGCGGCGATAGGCGGTGCGACAAACTCGGGCGGCCTAGCCGTGGGTGCGCTGCTTGGCGGCGGTTTGTTGTGGGTTCTACTCAGCATGGTGATCAAGCTGGCGGTGTCCGCGCTGATGTTTTTTGCGGTGCCGCGCATCATGCTCGAAGGCGGTGATCCGATCGTAGCTGCGAAAGACAGCCTGAATGCGGTGCTCGCGAATATCGGCCCGATGTTGATATTCGGCCTGATCGTGATCGTGCTGAGCATCGTTGCGGCGATACCGTTGTTTCTCGGCTGGCTGGTGTTGATGCCAGTGTTGGCTTGCGCAAATTATGCGGCTTATCAGAACGTCTACGGCAGTGTCATGAGCTTGCCGCCGACGGAACCGACGCCGCCAACACCGCCTAGCGAACCGCCAGCCGTCTGA
- the tatC gene encoding twin-arginine translocase subunit TatC, giving the protein MSTPEPEGESEPTFLSHLIELRERLLKAVATILLIFAALMPFANKIYSWLAKPLLSRLPAGGQMIAIDVASPFFTPVKLAFFVAVFAAMPVLLYQAWAFVSPGLYKHEKRLAMPILVSSVALFYGGCAFAYFLVLPMVFGFLASVTPEGVAMMTDIGHYLDFVLVMFLAFGMCFEVPVATLIIVLLGWVTTEQLSTSRPYVIVGCVVVAALLTPPDALSMLMLAVPMCLLYEVGIIAARLLARRAENSSRVAD; this is encoded by the coding sequence ATGAGCACGCCTGAACCTGAGGGCGAGAGCGAGCCCACGTTCTTATCGCACCTGATCGAACTGCGCGAACGTCTGCTCAAGGCAGTGGCGACGATCTTGCTGATATTTGCGGCGCTGATGCCATTCGCCAACAAGATTTATTCCTGGCTGGCGAAGCCACTTTTGTCGCGTTTGCCGGCGGGCGGGCAGATGATCGCGATCGATGTCGCCTCGCCGTTTTTCACGCCGGTCAAACTCGCCTTTTTTGTCGCCGTGTTCGCTGCGATGCCAGTGCTTTTGTATCAGGCCTGGGCGTTTGTTTCGCCGGGTTTGTACAAACACGAAAAGCGCCTGGCGATGCCGATTCTGGTTTCGAGCGTCGCGCTGTTCTACGGCGGCTGCGCGTTCGCGTACTTTCTGGTGTTGCCGATGGTGTTTGGTTTTCTCGCCAGCGTCACGCCCGAAGGCGTCGCGATGATGACCGACATCGGCCATTATCTCGACTTCGTGCTAGTGATGTTCCTCGCGTTCGGCATGTGTTTCGAAGTGCCGGTGGCGACCTTGATCATCGTCCTGCTCGGCTGGGTCACCACCGAGCAATTGAGTACCAGCCGGCCGTATGTGATCGTCGGTTGTGTCGTGGTCGCCGCGTTGCTCACGCCACCGGATGCCTTGTCGATGCTGATGCTGGCCGTGCCGATGTGCCTGCTGTACGAGGTCGGCATCATCGCGGCGCGCCTGCTCGCGCGCCGCGCAGAAAATTCCAGCCGGGTTGCCGATTGA
- the tatB gene encoding Sec-independent protein translocase protein TatB, whose amino-acid sequence MFDFSMGEIGIIAVVSLLVLGPERMPKVARTTGALLRKARQSWQNVRNDIEREFAAEELKRNLKETVQSIDPRPAMNDAINGTMQDIHGSIHPNPAPAVSETAIPDHGANEVLPNSTTSPPRHDEHA is encoded by the coding sequence ATGTTTGATTTCAGCATGGGCGAAATCGGCATCATCGCGGTGGTGTCGCTACTCGTGCTCGGCCCCGAACGCATGCCGAAAGTCGCGCGCACGACCGGTGCGTTGTTGCGCAAGGCGCGGCAGAGCTGGCAGAACGTGCGCAACGATATCGAGCGTGAATTTGCCGCCGAAGAACTCAAACGCAACCTGAAAGAAACCGTGCAGTCGATTGATCCACGCCCCGCCATGAACGATGCGATCAATGGCACGATGCAGGATATTCATGGTTCGATCCACCCCAATCCGGCGCCAGCGGTAAGCGAAACCGCAATACCGGATCACGGCGCGAACGAGGTGTTGCCGAACTCGACCACAAGTCCGCCACGTCACGATGAGCACGCCTGA
- the tatA gene encoding twin-arginine translocase TatA/TatE family subunit — protein sequence MGGFSGWHWIIVALVVVLVFGTKKLGNIGGDVASAIKSFRKGLQDDDSHPPSQLKADPEPVAKPATSDVKRDNVP from the coding sequence ATGGGCGGTTTTAGTGGTTGGCATTGGATTATCGTGGCGCTGGTCGTGGTGCTGGTGTTCGGCACCAAGAAGCTCGGCAATATTGGCGGCGACGTAGCATCGGCGATCAAGAGTTTCCGTAAGGGTTTGCAGGACGACGACAGCCATCCGCCGTCGCAGCTGAAGGCCGATCCGGAGCCGGTCGCAAAGCCCGCGACCAGCGACGTCAAACGCGACAACGTGCCGTAA